From Vreelandella neptunia, the proteins below share one genomic window:
- the peaD gene encoding quinohemoprotein amine dehydrogenase subunit beta, giving the protein MNTSEMKRLTLPLIGLLAFAAQPLVFNAAVAGEASADEVREYLVTMARPNQLYVIDPEAQEVVRTCDVEGDFGSGTLQLSPDERIAYVLHNRWEDVVGIDLTSCEEVFRASGSGNSIRAKSIASLAVSPDGSRLYSIWDRVRLGIDHYEVLEPQLAVYDTTAGLAAEPLTTFPAPRQVTTMGAAEDGYLYLAGADIYRVDPESGETEIAIANRNWDRPSFSSPDSLAVWSMGEVTNEFLRPYTVAEHPGEENEAWHWGVSRVDLATGETENKEIVPFEFIIFSMVSDPRERDVFYGVYTQLSKLDARTQEIVEVIDLDHTYYSINTSYDGSRIYLGGASSDIAIYDDDFNDLGRIRLPGDMSTATLKVARF; this is encoded by the coding sequence ATGAATACCTCAGAAATGAAGCGGCTCACCCTGCCCCTAATAGGGCTGTTGGCCTTCGCTGCCCAGCCCCTGGTGTTTAATGCTGCTGTCGCCGGTGAAGCCAGCGCTGACGAAGTACGCGAGTATCTGGTAACCATGGCCCGTCCCAACCAGCTCTACGTGATCGACCCGGAGGCCCAGGAAGTGGTTCGCACCTGTGACGTAGAAGGCGACTTCGGCTCCGGCACTCTGCAGCTATCACCGGATGAGCGGATCGCCTATGTGCTGCACAACCGCTGGGAAGACGTGGTGGGCATCGACCTCACCAGTTGTGAGGAAGTCTTCCGTGCCAGCGGCTCAGGCAACTCAATACGCGCTAAATCCATCGCCTCCCTGGCCGTGAGCCCGGACGGTAGCCGACTCTATAGCATCTGGGATCGGGTGCGGCTAGGTATCGACCATTACGAAGTGTTGGAGCCACAGCTGGCGGTCTATGACACGACAGCGGGTCTCGCTGCCGAGCCCCTGACCACCTTCCCGGCACCGCGCCAGGTGACGACCATGGGAGCCGCCGAGGACGGTTATCTCTATCTCGCTGGCGCTGATATCTATCGGGTCGACCCGGAAAGCGGCGAGACTGAGATCGCCATCGCCAACCGGAATTGGGATCGCCCCAGTTTTAGCTCGCCAGATTCCTTAGCCGTGTGGTCTATGGGTGAGGTAACCAACGAGTTCCTGCGCCCCTACACGGTGGCGGAGCATCCCGGCGAGGAGAACGAGGCCTGGCACTGGGGCGTCAGCCGAGTCGACCTAGCCACCGGCGAGACTGAGAACAAGGAGATTGTCCCTTTCGAGTTCATCATCTTCTCCATGGTTTCTGATCCCCGGGAGAGGGACGTCTTTTACGGCGTCTACACCCAACTCAGCAAACTGGATGCCCGCACCCAAGAGATCGTGGAGGTGATCGATCTTGATCATACTTACTACAGCATCAACACTTCCTATGACGGCTCGCGGATTTACCTGGGCGGCGCCTCCAGCGATATCGCCATCTATGATGATGACTTCAATGATCTGGGGCGCATCCGCCTGCCCGGTGATATGAGCACCGCAACTCTGAAGGTGGCACGCTTCTAG
- a CDS encoding sigma-54-dependent Fis family transcriptional regulator: protein MISRAALRTSDVIRQAREHLLRGQQLPLGMLDACIDRSWQRCMEHGLQPGTRPELPRLDSSELRTQRETHRRLIELADPLIRRVAEDLRGCQLLLATPDATVLKSYGQRFVLNDRFHIGAGINLDERWFGTNAPALALIERAPVLVKSCEHLLFPDNPVSCVAAPLLDLNGDCLGLIDLTFEADHPRPEIFLRRVQQLTGALEQRLFFRHYQQHWVLQVHASLAELDSVSCGLVALNETGLILAVDSQAAQWLGEASAALIGRHIEELLGNSWKEICRQCESCSALLGLPLTGGQLVGRLNPPDQWQPAALSNEAIVVPVSPEPSLCRDLEALVEEWPMALAREARRASRALEVGLPVLLQGKTGTGKEQLARALHISLGEQRPFVALNCAALPESLIEAELFGYGEGAFTGARKGGYSGRLVQANGGTLMLDEIGDMPLALQARLLRVLQERVVTPLGDHREVPIDCRVIAASHRDLEILVTAGDFREDLYYRLAGVVVELPTLNEQVDLAGQIHERWASLCRHHGRHLVLDETLVERLTAYLWPGNWRELEHCLEAALVGAEPECQRLTMEGLSPRWQRKLTQPMESGVDSTATSEDVCNGSQELREMERAHMVRTLEAHDGNMTAAARALGISRSTLYRRLG from the coding sequence ATGATCTCCAGAGCAGCCCTGAGAACCTCTGACGTGATTCGCCAGGCCCGTGAGCATCTGCTCCGCGGCCAGCAGCTACCGTTAGGCATGCTCGATGCCTGTATCGACCGTTCGTGGCAGCGATGTATGGAGCACGGGCTGCAGCCTGGTACCCGGCCTGAGCTGCCGCGGCTCGATAGTAGCGAACTGCGCACTCAGCGTGAGACGCATCGTCGTCTGATCGAACTGGCTGATCCCCTGATCAGGCGAGTGGCCGAGGATCTACGTGGCTGCCAGTTGCTGCTGGCCACCCCAGATGCCACCGTACTCAAGAGCTATGGTCAGCGCTTCGTGCTTAATGATCGTTTTCACATCGGGGCCGGCATCAACCTGGACGAACGCTGGTTCGGTACCAATGCACCGGCCCTGGCGCTCATCGAGCGGGCGCCGGTATTGGTCAAATCCTGTGAGCACTTGCTATTCCCCGACAACCCGGTCTCCTGTGTGGCTGCCCCGTTGTTAGATCTCAACGGTGACTGTCTAGGCTTGATCGATCTCACTTTCGAGGCCGACCACCCCCGCCCCGAAATTTTTCTACGCCGAGTGCAGCAGCTCACCGGGGCGCTGGAGCAGCGGCTTTTTTTCCGCCACTACCAGCAGCACTGGGTGCTCCAGGTGCACGCATCGCTGGCCGAGCTGGACAGCGTGAGCTGCGGTTTGGTGGCACTGAATGAGACCGGTCTGATCCTGGCGGTTGATTCCCAGGCCGCCCAATGGCTTGGCGAGGCCTCCGCCGCATTAATCGGCCGTCATATTGAAGAGTTATTGGGTAATTCCTGGAAGGAGATCTGTCGCCAATGCGAAAGTTGTTCGGCCTTGCTGGGGCTGCCGCTCACCGGTGGCCAACTGGTAGGGCGACTCAATCCCCCTGACCAGTGGCAGCCGGCGGCTCTGAGCAACGAAGCCATTGTGGTGCCGGTTTCGCCCGAACCATCCCTCTGCCGTGATCTTGAGGCGCTGGTTGAGGAGTGGCCCATGGCTCTGGCCCGGGAGGCACGCCGGGCTAGTCGGGCGCTGGAAGTAGGCCTGCCAGTACTGCTGCAGGGCAAAACTGGTACCGGAAAAGAGCAATTGGCCCGAGCGCTGCATATCAGTCTTGGTGAGCAGCGGCCCTTCGTGGCACTCAACTGCGCAGCCCTGCCCGAAAGCCTTATCGAGGCAGAGCTGTTTGGCTATGGGGAAGGTGCCTTCACCGGCGCCCGTAAGGGGGGCTACAGCGGGCGGCTGGTGCAGGCTAATGGTGGCACTTTAATGCTCGACGAGATCGGTGACATGCCGCTGGCGCTGCAGGCCCGTCTACTGCGGGTGCTGCAGGAGAGAGTGGTGACGCCGCTGGGCGATCACCGCGAGGTACCTATCGACTGCCGAGTAATAGCCGCTAGCCATCGCGATCTAGAGATCCTGGTGACGGCCGGTGACTTCCGCGAGGATCTCTATTACCGCCTGGCTGGAGTAGTAGTAGAGCTTCCCACGCTGAACGAGCAGGTCGATCTAGCTGGACAGATTCATGAACGTTGGGCATCGCTATGCCGCCATCATGGCCGCCATTTGGTTTTGGATGAGACCTTGGTAGAGCGTTTGACCGCCTACCTTTGGCCTGGCAACTGGCGGGAACTGGAACACTGCCTGGAAGCGGCTCTGGTGGGAGCCGAACCAGAGTGCCAACGGCTGACCATGGAAGGGCTTTCGCCACGCTGGCAGCGCAAGCTGACTCAGCCCATGGAGAGTGGTGTCGACAGTACGGCCACATCGGAGGATGTGTGCAACGGCTCCCAGGAGCTGCGCGAAATGGAGCGGGCCCATATGGTGCGCACGCTCGAAGCCCACGACGGCAACATGACTGCCGCCGCCCGGGCGCTAGGCATCAGTCGCTCGACGCTCTATCGACGGTTGGGGTGA
- the qhpG gene encoding flavin-dependent monooxygenase QhpG — protein MRQDVDSEIVIAGGGPAGAALAMLLHRAGRRVTLVGRVRYYRAIEGIARRSLQALHSLGLHRAADCAVGPLPRRVIWGGEIRAPNAEWLLPRPAFDAALLEDLHEAGIPVIKARITFLESLKSNVRLGLADGRILTASWGVEARGRAAARRQFRDAAPWSTPAWILRGEAADSAPASAALSLPGGGWAWWSRLKGQQYLQLALTEASLCQARCDPDAWLAAQPDLAQLWGQAKIRHHYQRPSLLGRTQVREGRLWRLGDAAMAIDPLSGQGIFNALSSAHGLAPVLNSLFEEARIAPLERFHQRRQDAQYWRFARAGRDFYRQAAYQESIDIDPAPYWTARCHWPDHQPLHLPEPWARVRVGRGLAIIGTRLAERELVFTPDQPLGIQAVAGTPLAPLVKAMQEGDHDAARALLVAAGPAAMAVARWWTDHPDWPTLPEPALHSSGVTASSPVDSASQ, from the coding sequence ATGCGCCAAGACGTGGATAGCGAGATAGTGATCGCCGGAGGCGGCCCCGCCGGGGCAGCTCTGGCCATGCTGCTGCATCGCGCCGGTCGGCGAGTCACCCTGGTGGGGCGTGTCCGCTACTACCGGGCCATCGAGGGCATTGCCCGGCGCAGCCTCCAGGCCCTACACAGCCTGGGGCTGCACCGGGCCGCCGACTGCGCGGTGGGGCCCCTGCCGCGGCGGGTTATCTGGGGTGGTGAGATTCGGGCGCCCAACGCCGAGTGGCTGCTGCCGCGCCCGGCCTTCGATGCCGCCCTGCTGGAAGATCTTCACGAGGCAGGTATCCCGGTGATCAAGGCGCGGATCACGTTCCTGGAGAGCCTGAAAAGTAACGTTCGCCTTGGTTTGGCAGATGGTCGCATACTGACCGCCTCCTGGGGCGTGGAGGCCCGGGGTCGGGCGGCGGCGCGGCGCCAGTTCCGCGACGCCGCCCCCTGGTCAACCCCGGCCTGGATCCTACGCGGCGAGGCCGCCGACTCCGCCCCCGCCAGTGCCGCCCTGTCGTTGCCCGGCGGCGGCTGGGCCTGGTGGTCGCGGCTCAAGGGCCAGCAGTATCTGCAACTGGCCCTGACGGAAGCGTCGCTATGCCAGGCGCGCTGCGACCCCGACGCCTGGCTCGCCGCCCAGCCCGATCTGGCCCAGCTCTGGGGCCAAGCCAAGATTCGCCACCACTACCAGCGCCCCAGCCTGCTGGGGCGCACCCAGGTGAGAGAGGGGCGCCTCTGGCGCCTGGGGGATGCCGCCATGGCTATCGACCCCCTCTCTGGACAGGGCATTTTCAATGCGCTCTCCTCGGCCCACGGCTTGGCACCGGTTCTCAATAGCCTGTTCGAAGAAGCCCGCATCGCGCCCCTGGAGCGCTTCCATCAACGCCGCCAGGATGCCCAGTACTGGCGCTTCGCCCGGGCTGGCCGCGACTTCTATCGCCAGGCCGCCTACCAAGAGTCGATAGACATCGATCCGGCACCCTACTGGACAGCACGCTGTCACTGGCCCGATCATCAACCGCTGCATCTACCGGAGCCCTGGGCCCGGGTAAGAGTGGGCCGCGGCCTGGCCATCATCGGTACACGATTGGCTGAGCGGGAGCTGGTTTTTACCCCGGATCAGCCATTGGGGATCCAGGCAGTGGCGGGAACCCCCCTGGCGCCCCTGGTCAAGGCCATGCAGGAGGGCGACCACGACGCGGCCCGGGCGCTATTGGTGGCCGCTGGCCCCGCTGCCATGGCGGTGGCCCGCTGGTGGACCGATCACCCCGACTGGCCGACGCTACCCGAGCCCGCACTCCACTCTTCCGGCGTCACCGCCTCTTCACCGGTCGATTCCGCCAGCCAATAG
- a CDS encoding ABC transporter ATP-binding protein, with protein sequence MREPDFTRDTGALPWGWLYRPLKARRLALARLLTLSLVATLLALLPPLLTQRLIDHGLMQGDFNTVATYVAALVVVGLAALALQGLTRLQHVALSARLLLSLRRSLLRHLLRLAPARWQARGRGDLMSRLDGDLSILQGFALDGLLSGLSNLLGLVGALAMIGLFSPMLMALVAVLVPIQWLWLRAWRPALTRRQQALREQSGELSGFWQDTLAHGPWFQGQALEPSRLNRLQGLGHEQLRRLLAVRQVGFLSDVGPQLILSLARAGVLLLGGYLVIQGQLQLGELVALLAYLGMVMAPIGGLLGLYGGWQRARVSACRLAELFSEPAMRDPYRGSRPAGPGELCLEGVRFRHPGQANWLLDDIDLALPPGSKVLIAGPSGAGKSSLIRLLLGLESPESGEIRVDGVPLGALSRHHWLKQVAWVEQHPSLLRGSLAETLRALAPEASDTELIDALSRVGLADWLDALPEGLESELGDLGGKVSGGQRSRLALARALLKKPRLVLLDEPTAALDPAAARAFDVLLDEVLGDTTRLIISHQSDHFGNLDTCYRLQQGQLFAVEAASCL encoded by the coding sequence ATGCGTGAGCCTGACTTCACTCGCGACACAGGGGCGCTGCCCTGGGGCTGGCTCTACCGCCCCCTCAAGGCGCGGCGCCTGGCCCTGGCCCGGCTGCTGACGCTGAGCCTGGTGGCGACCCTGCTGGCGCTGTTGCCGCCGCTGCTCACCCAGAGGCTCATCGATCACGGCCTGATGCAGGGGGACTTCAACACGGTTGCTACCTACGTCGCCGCCCTGGTGGTGGTGGGACTCGCCGCCCTGGCTCTACAGGGACTAACCCGGCTGCAGCATGTGGCGCTCTCCGCCCGACTATTGCTGTCACTGCGCCGCTCCTTGCTGCGTCATCTGCTGCGCCTGGCTCCGGCCCGCTGGCAGGCCCGAGGGCGAGGCGATCTAATGAGCCGTCTCGATGGCGACCTGTCTATCCTCCAGGGGTTCGCCCTGGACGGCCTGCTCAGCGGACTCTCTAACCTGTTGGGGCTGGTGGGGGCGCTGGCCATGATTGGCCTGTTCAGCCCCATGCTGATGGCTCTGGTTGCCGTGCTGGTACCCATCCAGTGGCTGTGGCTGCGCGCCTGGCGCCCGGCCCTGACTCGTCGTCAGCAGGCGCTCCGTGAGCAGAGCGGTGAACTCTCCGGCTTCTGGCAGGATACCCTGGCCCATGGCCCCTGGTTTCAAGGTCAGGCGCTGGAGCCGTCGCGCCTCAATCGCCTCCAGGGGCTTGGCCACGAACAGCTGCGGCGCCTGTTGGCGGTGCGTCAGGTGGGCTTTCTCAGCGACGTGGGGCCCCAGCTGATCCTCTCCCTGGCCCGGGCCGGGGTGCTGCTGTTGGGCGGCTATCTGGTGATTCAGGGGCAGTTGCAACTCGGTGAGCTGGTGGCCCTGTTGGCGTATCTCGGTATGGTGATGGCCCCCATCGGCGGCCTGCTGGGACTCTATGGAGGTTGGCAACGGGCCCGGGTCAGCGCTTGCCGCCTGGCCGAACTCTTCAGTGAGCCCGCCATGCGTGATCCCTATCGGGGCAGCCGTCCTGCCGGGCCTGGTGAACTTTGCTTGGAGGGTGTGCGTTTCCGCCACCCTGGCCAAGCCAATTGGCTTCTGGATGACATCGATCTCGCGCTTCCGCCGGGCAGCAAGGTGCTGATCGCCGGTCCCTCCGGAGCCGGCAAGAGCAGCCTAATCCGCCTGCTGCTGGGGCTGGAGTCGCCCGAGTCGGGTGAGATTCGTGTCGATGGCGTGCCGCTCGGCGCGCTCTCCCGCCATCACTGGCTCAAGCAGGTTGCCTGGGTGGAGCAACACCCCAGCCTGCTACGCGGTAGCCTGGCCGAGACCCTGCGCGCCCTGGCCCCCGAGGCAAGTGACACCGAACTGATCGATGCGCTTTCCCGCGTTGGACTCGCCGACTGGCTGGATGCCCTGCCAGAAGGGTTAGAGAGCGAGTTGGGCGATTTGGGTGGCAAGGTCTCTGGCGGCCAGCGCTCGCGCCTGGCCCTGGCTCGGGCACTGCTAAAAAAGCCTCGCTTGGTGCTGCTGGACGAGCCCACCGCGGCGCTGGATCCGGCGGCTGCCCGAGCCTTCGATGTCCTGCTTGATGAGGTGCTGGGGGATACCACCCGGCTGATCATCAGCCACCAGAGCGACCACTTTGGCAATCTGGATACCTGCTATCGACTCCAGCAAGGGCAGCTGTTTGCGGTGGAGGCGGCATCATGTCTCTAA
- a CDS encoding aldehyde dehydrogenase family protein, with amino-acid sequence MTQHSTAIQAWLDKSHTLFIGGQWRPATSGQTLDVYNPATAEVISRVPAGDANDIDAAVSAAREAFRGWRKSRPSQREKLLLDLADALEARADDFALLETLDNGKPVTFSRHMDVALAIDYIRYTAGWATKIEGRSMTPSMPFLPEDKQIVAYTRREPIGVVGAIIPWNFPLLMAAWKVAPALAAGCSIVLKPAEDTPLTALLLAELAEQVGFPAGTLNVVTGLGHTAGAALAGHPGINKVAFTGSTPVGKQIGHSAMENLTRTTLELGGKSPVMVLADADIEAAAAGAAQAIFFNQGQVCTAGSRIYVHESIHDAFVTKLAEQAQGLTLAPGWEPTCTLGPLVSAKQQQRVLAYIEQARSDGGTIVTGGGKGSETGYFVEPTVITGLAQESRCVQEEIFGPVVVVQTFRELEELVLLANDSPYGLAASIWSNDLAAVNRLVPEIESGSVWINGHNLLDACMPFGGFKQSGIGRELGDSLIEHYTEQKSVVMIV; translated from the coding sequence ATGACGCAGCACTCCACCGCCATTCAAGCTTGGCTTGACAAGAGCCACACCCTCTTTATCGGCGGCCAGTGGCGTCCTGCCACTAGCGGCCAGACCCTGGATGTCTATAATCCCGCCACCGCCGAGGTGATCAGTCGGGTTCCGGCGGGCGATGCCAACGATATCGACGCCGCGGTCAGTGCCGCCCGGGAGGCCTTCCGTGGCTGGCGCAAGTCGCGCCCCTCCCAGCGGGAGAAGCTGTTGCTGGATCTCGCCGACGCTCTAGAGGCCCGCGCCGATGACTTCGCCCTGCTCGAGACCCTGGACAACGGCAAGCCGGTGACCTTTTCACGCCATATGGACGTCGCCCTGGCCATCGACTACATCCGTTATACCGCGGGCTGGGCCACCAAGATCGAAGGCCGCAGCATGACCCCCTCCATGCCCTTCCTGCCCGAAGACAAGCAGATCGTCGCTTATACCCGCCGCGAGCCCATAGGCGTCGTGGGCGCCATCATCCCCTGGAATTTCCCGCTGTTGATGGCAGCCTGGAAGGTGGCCCCAGCCCTAGCCGCCGGCTGCAGCATCGTGCTCAAGCCCGCCGAGGACACCCCGCTCACCGCCCTGTTGCTGGCGGAGCTGGCCGAGCAAGTGGGCTTCCCGGCCGGCACTCTCAACGTGGTCACTGGTCTGGGTCATACCGCTGGAGCAGCGCTGGCTGGCCACCCAGGTATCAACAAGGTGGCCTTTACCGGGTCGACCCCTGTAGGCAAGCAGATCGGGCATTCCGCCATGGAGAACCTGACCCGGACCACCCTGGAACTGGGCGGCAAATCACCGGTGATGGTGCTGGCCGATGCCGATATTGAGGCAGCCGCTGCCGGCGCGGCTCAGGCGATCTTCTTCAACCAGGGGCAGGTCTGTACCGCCGGATCGCGGATCTATGTGCATGAGTCGATCCACGACGCCTTCGTCACCAAGCTAGCCGAACAGGCCCAGGGCCTGACGCTAGCGCCGGGTTGGGAACCCACTTGTACCCTTGGCCCGCTGGTCTCTGCCAAGCAGCAGCAGCGAGTACTGGCGTATATCGAGCAGGCGCGCAGCGACGGCGGCACCATCGTTACCGGCGGCGGTAAGGGCAGCGAAACGGGCTACTTCGTAGAGCCCACGGTGATCACCGGCTTGGCCCAGGAGAGCCGCTGCGTGCAGGAAGAAATCTTCGGCCCAGTAGTGGTGGTACAGACCTTCCGCGAGCTGGAAGAACTGGTGTTACTGGCCAACGACTCTCCCTATGGGCTGGCCGCGAGTATCTGGTCCAACGATCTTGCCGCGGTTAATCGTCTGGTGCCGGAGATTGAGTCCGGCAGCGTCTGGATCAATGGCCACAACCTACTGGATGCCTGCATGCCCTTCGGTGGCTTCAAACAGTCGGGCATTGGCCGCGAGCTCGGCGATTCACTGATCGAACATTACACAGAGCAGAAATCGGTTGTGATGATCGTTTGA
- a CDS encoding alginate export family protein, which translates to MHKNNFNSRFSGSIGGLMLAATLPAQAYEMADLGHSTVNIDIQALLGTFHSDRGYATGAAEAKRHRWQEGVLTLGAELAPKADGLYGRVSTVGTATWGDGDAAGFTSGSERELDLEDAFLGYRSESQGDSSLPWRVDVSAGRQPITLGDGFLVAGDAVSLGDSLGDELDRGGAYYLAGRQAFDRTAVVALGHAGWQSQVAWFESDNPAQASTEMAALTLAHDHGSGLVEATYLRGLGVDKAQADDFLAQRDGMDVYGLRFEQRMLDDALTLRGELAHQRKNTRENAWALEPAWTFSELPGQPTLSLRYSRFSEEWDPLFYGFTRGYGTWFQGEVAGNYAGPFNSNTEVWRLGLEGSLNESLHLGLLAYDFSSRDTTNQPDMGGREFNLYAEWLPSDWLYVSPLLGWYSPNKSAAQGGIQLGDDDTAFYAQLLVGFFF; encoded by the coding sequence ATGCATAAGAACAACTTTAACTCGCGTTTCTCCGGCTCCATAGGCGGACTGATGCTGGCCGCCACACTCCCTGCTCAGGCCTACGAGATGGCCGATCTCGGCCACTCCACCGTGAATATCGATATTCAGGCGTTGCTCGGTACTTTCCATAGCGACCGGGGGTATGCCACCGGGGCAGCCGAGGCGAAGCGTCACCGCTGGCAGGAAGGAGTGCTGACCCTGGGCGCCGAACTCGCCCCCAAGGCGGATGGTCTCTATGGCCGAGTTAGCACCGTAGGCACCGCCACCTGGGGCGACGGCGACGCCGCTGGCTTTACCTCTGGCAGCGAGCGTGAGCTCGATCTCGAGGACGCCTTTCTCGGCTACCGTAGCGAGTCACAGGGCGACTCCAGTTTGCCCTGGCGCGTGGATGTTTCCGCGGGACGCCAGCCGATTACCCTCGGCGACGGCTTCCTGGTGGCTGGCGATGCGGTCAGCCTGGGAGACTCCTTGGGCGATGAGCTGGATCGGGGCGGCGCCTACTACCTGGCGGGGCGCCAAGCCTTTGACCGCACCGCAGTGGTAGCCCTGGGTCACGCAGGCTGGCAAAGCCAAGTGGCCTGGTTCGAGTCGGACAATCCGGCACAAGCCAGCACCGAGATGGCCGCTCTCACCCTGGCCCACGATCACGGTAGTGGATTAGTGGAGGCGACCTATTTGCGCGGTCTGGGAGTTGACAAGGCCCAAGCTGACGACTTCCTGGCCCAGCGCGATGGTATGGATGTCTATGGACTGCGCTTCGAACAGCGCATGCTGGACGACGCCTTGACCCTGCGCGGAGAGCTCGCCCATCAGCGCAAGAACACCCGTGAGAACGCCTGGGCACTAGAGCCTGCCTGGACTTTCAGCGAGCTACCCGGTCAACCTACCCTGTCGCTGCGCTACAGCCGCTTTTCCGAAGAGTGGGATCCGCTCTTCTACGGTTTCACCCGGGGCTACGGAACCTGGTTCCAGGGCGAGGTAGCAGGAAACTATGCCGGCCCCTTCAATAGCAATACCGAGGTGTGGCGGCTGGGTCTGGAGGGCTCGTTGAATGAGAGCCTGCACCTGGGACTCCTGGCTTACGACTTCTCCAGCCGTGACACCACTAACCAGCCCGACATGGGCGGGCGTGAGTTCAATCTCTATGCCGAGTGGCTGCCCTCCGATTGGCTCTATGTCTCACCACTGCTCGGCTGGTACAGTCCGAACAAGAGTGCGGCCCAGGGCGGTATTCAGCTTGGCGACGACGACACCGCTTTCTATGCCCAACTACTCGTGGGATTCTTCTTCTGA